From one Portunus trituberculatus isolate SZX2019 chromosome 8, ASM1759143v1, whole genome shotgun sequence genomic stretch:
- the LOC123499242 gene encoding isocitrate dehydrogenase [NADP], mitochondrial-like — MASTLAQVARVALTKAPSHARVAVPTAMAQKMSYSTDKRIEVKNPVVELDGDEMTRIIWEKIKDYLIYPYLKIDCKYYDLGLPYRDQTNDQVTIDSALAIKKYNVGIKCATITPDEQRVEEFKLKKMWLSPNGTIRNILGGTVFREPIICKTIPRLVPGWTQSIIIGRHAHGDQYKATDMVIPGNGSVEIVYTPEGGEPQRTKVFDFKQGGGVTMAMYNTDESIRDFAHSSFQVALGKGWPLYMSTKNTILKRYDGRFKDIFEEIYQAKYKKDFDAKGIWYEHRLIDDMVAQGLKSSGGFVWACKNYDGDVQSDVVAQGYGSLGLMTSVLMCPDGKTIESEAAHGTVTRHYREHQKGNKTSTNPVASIFAWTRGLEHRAKLDGTPELARFAQSLEAACIDTVDSGNMTKDLAGCIHGLKNLKEGMYLHTNDFLEAIREELARKMA, encoded by the exons atggcctccacgttagctcaaGTCGCCAGGGTAGCCCTCACCAAGGCCCCGAGCCATGCCAGGGTCGCTGTGCCTACCGCCATGGCCCAGAAAATGTCAT ACTCAACAGACAAGAGGATTGAGGTGAAGAACCCTGTGGTGGAGCTGGATGGAGATGAGATGACCCGTATTATCTGGGAGAAGATCAAGGACTACCTCATCTATCCCTACCTCAAG aTCGACTGCAAATACTACGACCTTGGGCTGCCTTACCGTGACCAGACCAACGACCAGGTGACCATCGACTCTGCGCTGGCCATCAAGAAGTACAATGTAGGCATCAAGTGTGCCACCATCACCCCCGATGAGCAGCGCGTGGAGG AATTCAAGCTGAAGAAGATGTGGCTGAGTCCTAATGGCACCATCCGTAACATTCTGGGCGGCACGGTGTTCAGGGAGCCCATCATCTGCAAGACCATTCCCCGCCTGGTGCCCGGCTGGACCCAGAGCATCATCATCGGCAGGCACGCCCACGGAGACCAGTACAAGGCCACGGACATGGTCATCCCCGGCAATGGCAGT GTTGAGATTGTGTACACTCCTGAGGGCGGAGAGCCACAGAGGACCAAGGTGTTTGACTTCAAGCAGGGCGGCGGCGTCACCATGGCCATGTACAACACTGACGAGTCCATCCGTGACTTTGCCCACTCCTCCTTCCAG GTGGCACTGGGCAAGGGCTGGCCACTGTACATGTCCACCAAGAACACTATTTTGAAGCGTTATGATGGTCGCTTCAAGGACATCTTTGAGGAGATCTACCAGGCAAAGTACAAG AAAGACTTTGATGCCAAGGGGATCTGGTACGAGCACAGGCTGATTGACGACATGGTGGCTCAGGGGCTCAAGTCGTCTGGTGGCTTCGTGTGGGCCTGCAAGAACTATGATGGTGATGTGCAGTCCGATGTGGTGGCTCAGGGctatg GTTCCCTCGGCCTCATGACCTCTGTGCTGATGTGTCCCGACGGCAAGACCATCGAGTCTGAGGCAGCCCACGGGACAGTCACTCGCCACTACAGGGAGCACCAGAAGGGGAACAAGACCTCCACCAACCCTGTTGCCTCCATCTTTGCCTGGACCCGCGGCTTGGAGCACCGTGCCAAGCTGGACGGCACCCCTGAGCTGGCCAG GTTTGCCCAGAGTCTTGAGGCAGCTTGCATTGACACTGTGGACTCCGGCAATATGACCAAGGATCTGGCTGGCTGCATTCATGGACTCAAGAATCTGAAGGAGGGAATGTACCTGCACACCAATGACTTCCTGGAGGCTATTCGTGAGGAGCTGGCAAGGAAGATGGCTTAG